One genomic segment of Fusobacterium mortiferum ATCC 9817 includes these proteins:
- a CDS encoding GntR family transcriptional regulator: MFKIDKKSEIPLYQQLAHSIKKAVDEQKLKENDKIPAENEFCKIYDLSRTTVRQALDILEKDGYIYKLRGKGSYVSTPKIYQNRSSFSKFYDDMRSLGKVPVSKIISLKIKVADAYVREKMQLEENEMLCQIKWIRYGNNEPLIYETINLNYKLVDGIEMKELTDKKLYDILSEEYGIKMTHGKELFYPCKLDINEAKNLGLKENDLGMKVERVVFQGKDVVEYTTSTVRGDRFIYTTNF, from the coding sequence ATGTTTAAAATTGACAAAAAAAGTGAAATACCTTTATACCAACAGTTAGCTCATAGTATAAAAAAAGCTGTAGATGAGCAAAAGCTTAAAGAAAATGATAAAATTCCAGCAGAAAATGAATTTTGTAAAATTTATGATTTAAGCCGTACAACAGTAAGACAAGCTCTAGATATTTTAGAAAAAGATGGATATATTTATAAATTGAGAGGGAAAGGAAGTTATGTTTCTACTCCTAAGATATATCAAAATCGTTCTAGTTTTAGTAAGTTTTATGATGATATGAGAAGCCTTGGAAAAGTTCCAGTTTCAAAAATAATCTCATTGAAAATAAAAGTAGCTGATGCCTATGTAAGAGAAAAAATGCAACTAGAAGAGAATGAAATGCTATGCCAAATTAAATGGATAAGATATGGAAATAATGAGCCTCTTATTTATGAAACAATTAATCTTAACTATAAGCTAGTAGATGGAATAGAAATGAAAGAACTTACTGACAAAAAACTTTATGATATTTTATCTGAGGAGTACGGAATAAAAATGACACATGGAAAAGAGTTATTTTATCCATGTAAATTAGACATAAATGAAGCAAAAAATTTAGGATTAAAAGAAAATGATTTAGGAATGAAGGTAGAAAGGGTAGTGTTTCAAGGTAAAGATGTAGTAGAATATACAACTTCTACAGTAAGAGGAGATAGATTTATATATACTACAAATTTTTAG
- a CDS encoding solute:sodium symporter family transporter, whose amino-acid sequence MTFISFVFITALIAFISWLKTKDEENSAKGYFLAGRGLTATVIGFSMVLTSLSTEQLVGVNASSYASNFSIIAWTVQSVIPLCVLAIFLLPRYLKGGFTTIPEFFEERYDKQTRQIMSLLFLVAYTFVMIPGALYSGAIAFTQIFDVEAMFGVSFNVALWSVVWLIGIIGGIYAIFGGLKAVAVSDTLNGFALIIGGAMIPFFALKYLGEGSMAKGVEIVTTTHIDKLTAWGGAADPVPWTTIFTGILIVNFFYWTTNQAIIQRSLAAKSLAEGQKGILYAGVFLLFLPFLLNVPGLVSFHIFGDSIKTIDLAYPMLVSKVLPKPLLGFFTACLFGAILSTFNSFINSAATLFCYDIYRPIFKKDISDEDLIKVAKIAGTIIAIVSMIIAPLLQYGTGGLFLLLKRFAGFFNIPIVALVAVGFLNKTISGKAARIVVLLHVILYYSLVWIFKVQINFTHVMGGLFVFDIVAMFILGSIFKRETPYVPSTRNKSNVDLSDWKYVREFSALLIIGLAYLYAVLSPIGLAGGNGLGRLTGIFVVLTVIILFIINKTKKRNN is encoded by the coding sequence ATGACATTTATATCATTTGTGTTTATTACAGCATTAATAGCTTTTATATCTTGGTTAAAAACAAAAGATGAAGAGAATAGTGCAAAGGGGTATTTTTTAGCAGGTAGAGGACTGACAGCAACAGTAATTGGGTTTTCAATGGTTCTTACAAGTTTATCAACTGAACAACTTGTTGGAGTAAATGCTTCATCATATGCTAGTAACTTTTCAATAATAGCTTGGACAGTTCAATCAGTAATTCCATTATGTGTACTTGCAATATTCTTACTACCAAGATATTTAAAAGGTGGATTTACAACAATACCAGAGTTTTTCGAAGAAAGATATGATAAACAAACAAGACAGATAATGTCTCTTTTATTCTTAGTAGCATATACATTTGTAATGATTCCAGGAGCTTTATACTCAGGAGCAATAGCTTTTACACAAATATTTGACGTAGAAGCAATGTTTGGAGTAAGTTTTAATGTAGCATTATGGAGTGTGGTGTGGTTAATAGGAATTATTGGAGGAATATATGCTATATTTGGAGGATTAAAAGCAGTAGCAGTATCTGATACATTAAATGGTTTTGCTCTAATAATAGGTGGAGCTATGATACCTTTCTTTGCTTTAAAATATCTTGGAGAAGGAAGTATGGCAAAAGGAGTAGAGATAGTAACTACTACTCATATTGATAAACTTACAGCTTGGGGAGGAGCAGCAGATCCTGTACCTTGGACAACTATATTTACAGGAATCTTAATAGTAAACTTCTTCTATTGGACAACAAACCAAGCAATTATTCAAAGATCGTTAGCAGCTAAAAGTTTAGCAGAGGGACAAAAAGGTATATTATATGCAGGAGTATTCCTATTATTTTTACCATTTTTATTAAATGTACCTGGATTAGTATCATTCCATATTTTTGGAGATTCTATAAAAACAATAGACTTAGCTTATCCAATGTTAGTTTCAAAAGTACTACCTAAACCATTATTAGGTTTCTTTACAGCTTGCTTATTTGGAGCAATTTTAAGTACATTTAACTCATTTATCAATAGTGCTGCAACACTTTTCTGTTATGATATTTATAGACCAATATTTAAAAAAGATATTTCAGATGAAGATTTGATTAAAGTTGCTAAGATAGCAGGAACAATAATAGCAATAGTATCTATGATAATTGCTCCATTATTACAATATGGAACAGGAGGATTATTTTTACTATTAAAAAGATTTGCAGGATTCTTTAATATTCCAATAGTTGCTTTAGTAGCAGTAGGATTTTTAAATAAAACAATATCAGGAAAAGCAGCAAGAATAGTTGTATTACTACATGTTATTTTATACTATTCACTAGTATGGATTTTTAAAGTTCAAATAAACTTTACTCATGTAATGGGAGGATTATTTGTATTTGATATAGTTGCAATGTTTATACTAGGAAGTATTTTCAAAAGAGAAACTCCATATGTTCCATCAACAAGAAATAAATCAAATGTAGATTTAAGTGATTGGAAATATGTAAGAGAATTTTCAGCATTATTAATAATAGGTTTAGCATATCTTTATGCAGTATTATCACCAATAGGATTAGCTGGAGGAAATGGATTAGGAAGATTAACAGGAATATTTGTTGTATTAACAGTTATTATATTATTTATAATAAATAAAACAAAAAAAAGAAACAACTAA
- the agaW gene encoding PTS N-acetylgalactosamine transporter subunit IIC, translated as MLLESLLIAIFAGIAGIDLFNGLFHIHRPIVTGAIVGLILGDLKMGLIAGATLELVWMGAVPVGGAQPPNVVVGGIIGSAFAILTKQDPATAVGIAIPFAVAVQACITLMFTFFSPVMHKADKFAEECNTSGIERINYLGMALLFVFYFVVTFLPISLGAEAAKEIVELLPEWLIAGFGVAGGLMPAIGFAMLLNIMFKKNYIIFFVLGFILATYLNLPVIGIAAIGFIIALYDYFINKKMDSLEPVATANGEEDYSDGI; from the coding sequence ATGTTACTAGAATCATTGTTAATAGCAATATTTGCTGGTATTGCTGGTATTGATTTATTTAATGGACTTTTTCATATCCATAGACCTATTGTAACAGGAGCAATTGTAGGTTTAATTCTAGGTGATTTAAAAATGGGGCTTATTGCTGGAGCTACCCTTGAGCTTGTATGGATGGGAGCAGTGCCAGTTGGAGGAGCACAACCACCTAACGTTGTAGTTGGAGGTATTATAGGTAGTGCTTTCGCTATTTTAACTAAACAAGATCCTGCAACAGCAGTTGGAATAGCAATCCCATTTGCTGTAGCAGTTCAAGCTTGTATTACATTGATGTTTACTTTCTTCTCACCTGTTATGCATAAGGCAGATAAGTTTGCTGAAGAATGCAATACAAGTGGAATTGAAAGAATCAACTATCTTGGAATGGCACTATTATTTGTATTCTATTTCGTTGTTACATTTTTACCAATTTCATTGGGTGCTGAAGCAGCTAAAGAGATTGTTGAGCTTTTACCAGAGTGGTTAATAGCTGGATTTGGAGTAGCTGGTGGATTAATGCCTGCAATTGGATTTGCTATGTTATTAAATATTATGTTTAAGAAAAATTATATCATATTCTTTGTACTAGGATTTATCTTAGCAACTTATCTAAATCTACCTGTTATAGGTATTGCTGCAATTGGATTCATAATTGCTCTATACGATTACTTCATAAATAAAAAAATGGATAGCTTAGAACCTGTAGCAACAGCAAATGGTGAGGAGGATTATAGCGATGGAATATAG
- the agaV gene encoding PTS N-acetylgalactosamine transporter subunit IIB — MPNIVLTRIDNRLIHGQVATAWTQYSGANLLLVPNDDVSTNPTRQNLMNLAAPKGVQTRFFSIQKTIDIIHKAADRQLIAIIAETPQDVVKLVEGGVPIKKVNVGNMHMSEGKKQISKAVCVDDNDIKAFNRLKELGVEVEIQRVPTEAKENIWELIK; from the coding sequence ATGCCTAATATCGTTTTAACTAGAATTGATAACAGATTAATCCATGGTCAAGTAGCTACTGCTTGGACTCAATATTCAGGAGCAAACTTATTATTAGTTCCTAATGATGATGTTTCAACTAATCCTACTAGACAAAATTTAATGAACCTTGCTGCACCTAAAGGAGTCCAAACAAGATTTTTTTCTATTCAAAAAACTATTGATATCATTCACAAAGCTGCTGATAGACAACTTATAGCTATCATAGCTGAAACACCTCAAGATGTAGTAAAATTAGTTGAAGGTGGAGTTCCTATAAAAAAAGTAAATGTTGGAAATATGCATATGTCTGAAGGAAAAAAACAAATTTCAAAGGCTGTTTGTGTTGATGATAATGATATAAAAGCTTTTAATAGATTAAAAGAACTTGGTGTAGAAGTAGAAATACAAAGAGTTCCTACTGAAGCAAAAGAAAATATTTGGGAATTAATAAAATAA
- a CDS encoding PTS system mannose/fructose/sorbose family transporter subunit IID, with protein MEYRDTSKEKVLTKKDLNGMVWRSLLLQASFNYERMQAGGWLYSILPGLKKIHKNKEDLSNSMKLHLEFFNVHPFLVTFVQGLVLAMEENKESRDSIRGIKIALMGPLGGIGDALFWFTLLPIAASVGVSLGIQGNIAGPIIFLLVFNIVHLFLRFFLMHYSYKMGVGAIEKLKDDTQYVTNGSLILGLTVIGGLIASFVRMNIAYVVNLGSISIDIQKDIIDKIMPNMLPLLYTLFMFYLLKKGKKPIFLIVVTLVIGIVGKFFGVL; from the coding sequence ATGGAATATAGAGATACAAGTAAAGAGAAAGTTTTAACTAAAAAAGATTTAAATGGAATGGTTTGGAGATCATTACTTTTACAAGCTTCTTTCAACTATGAAAGAATGCAAGCTGGTGGTTGGTTATATTCTATTCTTCCTGGACTAAAGAAAATTCATAAAAATAAAGAAGATTTAAGTAATTCTATGAAATTACATCTAGAATTTTTCAACGTACATCCTTTCTTAGTTACATTTGTACAAGGGCTTGTACTTGCAATGGAAGAAAATAAAGAGAGTAGAGATTCTATAAGAGGTATAAAAATAGCTTTAATGGGACCTCTTGGTGGTATTGGAGATGCTTTATTCTGGTTTACTTTACTTCCTATTGCTGCTTCTGTTGGAGTTTCTTTAGGAATACAAGGTAATATAGCTGGTCCTATTATCTTCTTATTAGTTTTTAATATTGTTCATCTCTTCTTAAGATTTTTCTTAATGCATTACTCTTATAAAATGGGAGTAGGAGCTATTGAGAAATTAAAAGATGATACTCAATATGTAACTAACGGTTCTCTAATCTTAGGACTTACAGTTATTGGAGGACTTATAGCTTCATTTGTAAGAATGAATATCGCTTATGTTGTTAATCTAGGAAGTATTAGTATAGATATTCAAAAAGATATTATAGATAAAATTATGCCAAATATGCTTCCTCTTCTTTATACATTATTCATGTTCTATCTATTGAAAAAAGGTAAAAAGCCTATCTTCCTAATAGTAGTAACATTAGTTATTGGTATTGTTGGAAAATTCTTTGGTGTACTATAA